Genomic window (Ureibacillus composti):
GCGTTGTTTACAGACGAAAAAACATGGCGACCTATCTGGAACTCCTTACAAATGGGATTTGTCGCTACGATCGGGAATATTTTGTTTGGAGTTGCAGCAGCCTATGCGATGGTACGGCTGAATTTTAAAGGTAAAACCCTTCTAGATATTTTAATTATGGTTCCGTGGGCATTGCCTGGAACAGTCGTGGCAGTTAATATTATTGCGGCATTTAGTACAGAAAACATTTTTGCCTTTAATCAAGTGTTAATCGGGACATTTTGGATCCTACCGCTCGCCTATTTCATCCGACATTTGCCTCTCGTCTTCCGTTCAACTTCAGCGTCCTTAATGCAGCTAGATCAATCAATAGAAGAAGCGGCAAGAAGTTTAGGCGCCTCTTGGTGGTATAGCTTTAGAAAAATTGTGTTACCTCTAACTTTTACCGGGGTCTTAGCAGGGACATTACTCGCTTTTGTTCAAAGTATTGGAGAATTCGTTGCATCCATCTTAATTTATAACACATCAACCATGCCCTTATCAGTTGCCATTTTCCAGAAACTATATGCATTTGACTTTGGTACAGCTTGTGCATATGGGGTATTGCAGATCTTGTTGATTTTAATTGTCTTGGTGATTTCAGAGAAGTTATTAAAAGGCAGCGCAGGGTCAGCTTTATAGAGGGGATGAACGAAGATGAACCGAGAAACTCGTGTGTTGGTTTCTCGGTTCATTTGTTTATGGGATGTGGGTTTTGGGATGTACTTGTGAGTTTGTGTTGGTTACGTGCGATTTGGTGTATTTTATGTGCGAGTTTGATCTGGTTATGTGCGAGTTTGATCTGGTTATGTGCGAGTTTACCCAATTTATGTGCGACTTTCTCATATTTATGTGCGCTTTTGTGTTGGTTATGTGTGACTTGGCGACCTTTACGTGCGAGTTTACCCAATTTACGTGCGACCTTCATTTGTTTACGTGCGGCTTACTTTTTACGTGCGCTTTTGTGTTGATTACGTGTGACTTGGCGACCTTTAAGTGCAAGTTTGACCAATTTATGTGCGACTTTCTCGTATTTACGTGCGGCTTCTTTTTTACGTGCGCTTTTGTGTTGGTTACGTGTGACTTGGCGACCTTTAAGTGCGAGTTTACCCAATTTACGTGCGACTTTCTCGTATTTATGTGCGACTTCTTTTTTACGTGCGCTTTTGTGTTGGTTACGTGTGACTTGGCGACCTTTACGTGCGAGTTTACCCAATTTACGTGCGACCTTCATTTGTTTACGTGCGGCTTACTTTTTACGTGCGCTTTTGTACTGGTTACGTGTGACTTGGCGACCTTTACGTGCGAGTTTACCCAATTTATGTGCGACTTTCTCGTATTTGCGTGCGGCTTCTTTTTTACGTGCGCTTTTGTACTGGTTACGTGTGACTTGGCGACCTTTACGTGCGGGTTTACCCAATTTATGTGCGACTTTCTCGTATTTACGTGCGGCTTCTTTTTTACGTGCGCTTTTGTGTTGGTTACGTGTGACTTGGCGACCTTTACGTGCGAGTTTACCCAATTTACGTGCGACCTTCATGTATTTACATGCGACTTTTCTTTTTCACCTTCGACTTCTTCAATAAAAAATGAACCGAGAAACTTTTAGGTTTGTTTCTTGGTTCATGTCTTTTGGAAGAGTTTTCTTTCGTAATCCATGTACAAAATCAAAGTGAGAAGATTTAATTGAAGATGCCATCATCTCTATGTTAAATCACCGATACTCACTGCCCCCACCCCAGATGGTACGGCCACCTGTGTGAGCTGTTTGTGCGTGTGTATCTTCATCAACTAGTTGTAAAACACCTGGTTCTTCATTGTGGTGCCAAGTGTAGCCGTCAGGAGTTTGCCCGTTTGCAAGACCTTGAACATCTGTAGAGGATAACCCTAGTTCATTCGCTATATTCGGATTTTGCGAGATTGCTTGATATAAAGTATCATTTGCAATATTAAAATGAATGTGATCACTTTCGAGATATACCTCCTCAGAAAGCACTACATTAAAATCTGATTCAAATACAGGAAAAGTCCCTTCAACTACTTGTCCATTTGGCAAATCAATAACTTTTTCAACGAACGGTACGCCTGTTTCTGGATGTTCAAATCCGTTTAAATGATCATTTTTTGTCTCCAGTGATTCAGCTTCTACGACATCCGCTCCTTCAATCAAATCGATCACGCCGATTGCTAGTGTCGAAACGGCTACAACTTTTCCAAGATTTTTTAATCCCTCTATTCCTTGCTGTTGATTGCCCGTAGAAAACCCTTTTACTGTTGCCCCTGCCTTCGTTGCAGTGTATTTAATGGCCGAACCGATGCCTTTTATAGTATTTGTTGTAGAATCTTTTAAGTTATTTAATCCCATTTCTTTATAATAGTCATCTTTCTTAATCACACCATATGTTCCTTGAACCGTTCCATCTAAAAACTGCCCTGCATT
Coding sequences:
- a CDS encoding HNH endonuclease, with protein sequence MDVFRKVGKGIGTVGGGIIGGSVKLAGKAVGTKWKETGEWMEDVGDSMQAASKIALNNAGQFLDGTVQGTYGVIKKDDYYKEMGLNNLKDSTTNTIKGIGSAIKYTATKAGATVKGFSTGNQQQGIEGLKNLGKVVAVSTLAIGVIDLIEGADVVEAESLETKNDHLNGFEHPETGVPFVEKVIDLPNGQVVEGTFPVFESDFNVVLSEEVYLESDHIHFNIANDTLYQAISQNPNIANELGLSSTDVQGLANGQTPDGYTWHHNEEPGVLQLVDEDTHAQTAHTGGRTIWGGGSEYR